Proteins from one Listeria weihenstephanensis genomic window:
- a CDS encoding ISL3 family transposase, producing the protein MPDHFIIQLIGLENKNIQLLDYSIENHICHIHIQLKRKKHACPSCKTRTDRIKDYRTHTFQHLKVAEKRVYVHYRKRRYACSCGKSFDEKNQGLVARYQRFSTSWHQAALFHSISAPSFTYTARTFGTTAPKIMRLFDARTEAFSTPPVALPKVIAIDEFKGDTDKGKFQLIIADPMTRRPIDILENRRAKTIQRYLRERGHQVEMVIMDLSSTFKNAVQQALDKPVIIADSFHFSRYIYWALNKVRVRVQQRFSEKDRKHGKRIQKLLFKRSHKLDTAQKSIIRRYLSLHPDLQTAYTIKEAYQAWFDANKAQERRDVRQSLHDFYQLVQDKQLPEFIKAIGTFRRWETEIINAFIYPHLSNGFVEGINNRTKVIKRTSYGYQNFSRFRAKILAQHFIKNFDISVG; encoded by the coding sequence ATGCCAGACCATTTTATCATACAACTCATCGGTTTAGAAAATAAAAACATCCAACTTCTTGATTATTCGATTGAAAATCATATCTGCCACATTCATATCCAACTAAAACGAAAAAAACATGCCTGCCCCTCTTGTAAAACACGGACAGATCGCATTAAAGACTATCGTACGCACACTTTCCAACATCTAAAAGTCGCAGAAAAACGTGTCTATGTGCACTATCGAAAACGCAGATATGCTTGTTCCTGCGGAAAATCATTTGATGAAAAAAATCAAGGACTTGTGGCACGCTATCAGCGTTTTTCGACATCTTGGCATCAAGCAGCCCTTTTCCATAGTATCTCTGCCCCCTCCTTTACCTATACTGCCAGAACGTTTGGAACCACCGCACCTAAAATTATGCGCCTATTCGACGCGCGTACAGAAGCCTTTTCCACGCCTCCCGTCGCTCTTCCTAAAGTCATCGCTATCGATGAGTTCAAGGGAGATACCGACAAAGGCAAATTCCAACTCATTATCGCTGACCCCATGACTCGTCGCCCCATTGATATCTTAGAAAACCGTCGCGCCAAAACCATTCAACGTTATTTAAGAGAACGCGGGCATCAGGTAGAGATGGTTATCATGGATTTGAGCTCGACCTTCAAAAACGCTGTGCAACAAGCTCTTGACAAACCAGTTATTATTGCCGATTCTTTCCACTTCTCTCGCTACATCTATTGGGCGCTGAATAAAGTCCGCGTTCGTGTCCAACAGCGTTTTTCAGAAAAAGATCGAAAACACGGGAAACGGATACAAAAACTCCTTTTCAAGCGATCTCATAAGCTGGATACAGCGCAAAAAAGCATCATTCGCCGTTACTTAAGCTTGCACCCTGATCTACAAACCGCCTACACCATCAAGGAAGCCTATCAGGCTTGGTTTGATGCCAATAAAGCACAAGAACGCCGCGACGTTCGTCAATCCTTACACGATTTCTATCAACTCGTACAAGACAAACAGCTTCCAGAATTCATAAAAGCTATCGGTACTTTCCGACGCTGGGAAACAGAAATCATCAATGCCTTCATTTACCCACATCTGTCCAATGGTTTCGTAGAAGGAATTAACAACCGAACCAAGGTCATCAAGCGTACTTCTTATGGCTATCAAAACTTTTCACGGTTCCGCGCCAAAATACTTGCCCAGCACTTTATCAAAAATTTTGACATTTCTGTAGGCTAA
- a CDS encoding ABC transporter ATP-binding protein, which translates to MLEVKQVSKIYKDFALRNISFQLPKGYIMGLIGVNGAGKSTLLKIIMDLVQKNSGEVFIFGKNTRNSMAEIKQDIGFVFDENHFYDHLTAEQMKQLIAPFYRNWDEVVYQDYMQKFELPSNKKMKNFSKGMKMKYSIAIALSHHAKLIIMDEPTAGLDPIVRRELLNVLQTVVMDEEVSVLFSTHVTADLERVADFITYIHEGHVFFSEEKDRLLEQYVIVKGDAGLLDSESENLFIDVEISALGFQGLARQREEVRFYFGNEVILEKPSLDDIMYYTVQATKKTRRGVM; encoded by the coding sequence ATTTTAGAAGTGAAACAAGTATCAAAAATATATAAAGACTTCGCGTTACGGAATATTTCATTTCAATTGCCAAAAGGTTATATTATGGGCTTAATCGGTGTGAATGGAGCGGGAAAAAGCACGTTATTAAAGATAATTATGGATTTGGTGCAGAAAAATAGTGGCGAAGTTTTCATTTTTGGAAAAAATACACGAAATTCGATGGCAGAGATTAAACAGGATATTGGCTTTGTTTTTGATGAAAATCACTTTTATGACCATCTGACTGCCGAGCAAATGAAGCAGCTTATTGCGCCGTTTTATCGGAACTGGGACGAGGTCGTATATCAGGATTATATGCAGAAGTTTGAGCTGCCGAGCAATAAGAAAATGAAGAACTTCTCTAAAGGAATGAAGATGAAATATAGTATTGCGATTGCGCTGAGTCACCATGCGAAGTTGATTATTATGGATGAGCCGACTGCTGGACTTGACCCGATTGTTCGTCGTGAGTTGCTTAATGTATTGCAAACGGTTGTAATGGATGAGGAGGTATCCGTTCTATTCTCGACGCATGTGACAGCTGATTTGGAGCGAGTTGCCGATTTTATTACATATATTCATGAAGGGCATGTTTTTTTCAGTGAGGAAAAGGATAGGTTACTGGAGCAGTATGTCATTGTGAAGGGTGATGCCGGGCTATTGGATAGTGAGAGTGAAAATCTATTTATTGACGTGGAGATCAGTGCTTTAGGGTTTCAGGGATTGGCGCGGCAAAGGGAGGAAGTACGATTTTATTTTGGTAACGAAGTGATTTTGGAAAAGCCAAGTTTGGATGATATTATGTACTACACGGTGCAGGCAACGAAAAAAACAAGGCGAGGGGTAATGTGA
- the fba gene encoding class II fructose-1,6-bisphosphate aldolase: MPIVSMTEMLNKALAGKYAVGQFNINNLEWTRAILEAAEQEKSPVILGVSEGAAKYMGGFTTVVKMTEGLMHDLKITVPVAIHLDHGSSFDSCKAAIDAGFSSVMIDGSHHPIDENVEMTKKVVDYAHPKGVSVEAEVGTVGGEEDGVTGGINYADPAECLRVVKEANIDALAAALGSVHGPYHGEPVLGFKEMEEISKLTGAPLVLHGGSGIPEHQIKQAIEHGHSKINVNTECQIVWTAAVREKLATDDKVYDPRKVIGPGQAAIKTTVVAKIQEFGSNGKA, encoded by the coding sequence ATGCCTATCGTTAGTATGACTGAAATGTTGAACAAAGCGTTAGCTGGTAAATATGCTGTAGGTCAATTCAACATCAACAATCTTGAGTGGACTCGCGCTATTTTAGAAGCTGCAGAACAAGAAAAATCCCCTGTAATCCTTGGTGTTTCTGAAGGAGCAGCAAAATACATGGGTGGATTTACAACAGTTGTTAAAATGACTGAAGGACTTATGCATGACCTAAAAATCACTGTACCAGTTGCAATTCACTTGGATCATGGTTCATCGTTTGATTCATGTAAAGCTGCAATCGACGCAGGATTCTCATCTGTTATGATCGATGGTTCTCATCACCCAATCGATGAAAACGTTGAAATGACTAAAAAAGTTGTTGACTACGCTCATCCAAAAGGTGTTTCTGTTGAAGCCGAAGTTGGAACTGTTGGTGGCGAAGAAGACGGCGTAACAGGCGGAATCAACTATGCTGATCCTGCTGAATGTTTACGTGTTGTTAAAGAAGCTAACATTGATGCACTTGCTGCAGCATTAGGTTCTGTACATGGTCCTTACCACGGCGAACCAGTTCTAGGATTCAAAGAAATGGAAGAAATCTCGAAATTAACTGGTGCTCCTCTAGTACTTCACGGTGGTTCTGGAATTCCTGAACACCAAATCAAACAAGCAATCGAACACGGTCACAGCAAAATCAACGTTAACACGGAGTGCCAAATTGTTTGGACAGCCGCTGTTCGCGAAAAATTAGCTACAGATGATAAAGTTTACGATCCTCGTAAAGTTATCGGACCTGGCCAAGCTGCTATTAAGACAACAGTTGTTGCTAAGATCCAAGAATTTGGTTCAAACGGCAAAGCATAA
- a CDS encoding GntR family transcriptional regulator produces the protein MKIIVTNTSSLPIYEQIASQIRNQIINGELSGGYLLPSIRALAKELQVSVITTKRAYEELEHEGFVQTIAGKGTYVSHQNIAFIHEQRLKDLEKKMHQVLQFADDLGLTNTEVHEMIDLLAKED, from the coding sequence ATGAAAATAATTGTTACGAATACATCCTCATTGCCGATCTATGAACAAATTGCTTCTCAAATCCGAAATCAGATTATAAATGGTGAGCTAAGCGGTGGCTACCTTTTGCCCTCGATTCGAGCTTTGGCGAAGGAGCTACAAGTGAGCGTCATCACAACAAAGCGTGCATATGAAGAATTGGAACATGAAGGCTTTGTTCAAACAATCGCTGGAAAAGGTACCTATGTGTCACATCAAAATATAGCATTTATTCATGAGCAGAGGTTAAAAGATTTAGAGAAAAAGATGCATCAGGTGCTACAATTCGCGGATGATCTTGGTCTGACTAATACAGAAGTACACGAGATGATCGATTTACTAGCAAAGGAGGATTAG
- a CDS encoding GW domain-containing glycosaminoglycan-binding protein: MKTLLKSVIVTVGLTTVILPLSVFADEQPAADTSSVTAKDGSQTVRDDSIYVPKAERDGTFAEDSQIEGEQEAPIPDRRMLLNAKATYPNVNNYIKSNNFANAKLSSQIQSQFTKFNYRNGNGKPEGVVLHETANPNSTIQNEIDYMSRNWENAFVHTFVDKGNIIQIHPTDYGVWGAGRFANARFVQYELVEHKTFDEFARSINNYAYYTAYILDKYKLPIDSAETDGVGTVWTHNAVSKYLGGTTHTDPIAYFNKWGYSYNEFLTLVTEKFNAMSKDTIISNTAFTTTTYANVKTAAGNTVWSAPFNTAGSNKVNPLSSYTGKDMKLLRTAKTQSGTWYQFSIDGKTIGWVEDKAVNIFYTPSMEQKISLTRYVNVPSAKVYLVPVADASLDRGNLSAYLNKPLLANIQVTLNGKLWYRLMDGTKSIGWVPASSVTATAFDAISYDKPIGTTYASIKTSQGNSSWTAPYNTWGSKFIANLSAYEGKNLKLLREAKTVRTTWYQFSIDGKVIGWLDSRALNIFYVPSMEKPIKLTRYVKVPTAQVYLVPVVDASMKRDTLSAYQNKPLLANIQVTINGQLWYRLMDGSKSIGWVPASNVKESLYDEIEYDKAIGTTYANIKIAAANSSWTRPYGTEGSKFIANLSAYEGKNLKLLREAKTVRTTWYQFSIDGKVIGWLDSRALNIFYVPSMEKPIKLTRYVKVPTAQVYLVPVVDASMKRDTLSAYQNKPLLANIQVTINGQLWYRLMDGSKSIGWVPASNVRS; encoded by the coding sequence TTGAAAACTTTATTAAAATCAGTAATTGTTACAGTCGGCCTTACAACTGTTATTTTGCCGCTATCTGTCTTTGCTGATGAACAACCAGCTGCTGACACTAGCTCGGTTACTGCAAAAGATGGGTCCCAAACGGTGCGGGATGATTCCATCTATGTACCAAAAGCGGAACGAGATGGTACATTCGCAGAGGATTCACAGATAGAGGGAGAGCAAGAAGCACCAATTCCTGATCGCAGGATGCTTCTAAACGCCAAGGCGACATACCCAAATGTGAACAATTACATCAAGTCAAACAACTTTGCAAATGCGAAGTTAAGCAGTCAAATTCAATCACAATTCACGAAATTTAACTACCGCAATGGTAATGGCAAACCAGAGGGTGTTGTTTTACATGAAACAGCTAATCCAAATTCGACAATCCAGAATGAAATTGACTATATGAGCCGCAATTGGGAGAATGCATTTGTACACACATTTGTGGACAAAGGAAACATCATTCAAATCCATCCAACTGATTACGGTGTTTGGGGTGCTGGTCGTTTTGCCAATGCTCGCTTTGTTCAATATGAACTGGTCGAACATAAAACATTCGATGAGTTCGCGCGCTCGATCAACAATTATGCGTACTACACAGCTTACATTTTAGATAAGTACAAGCTTCCAATCGACAGCGCTGAAACAGATGGTGTTGGAACCGTTTGGACGCATAATGCTGTCAGTAAATACCTCGGTGGAACAACGCATACCGATCCAATTGCCTATTTTAACAAGTGGGGTTATAGCTACAATGAATTTCTAACACTCGTCACCGAAAAATTCAACGCGATGAGTAAGGACACCATTATATCTAATACAGCATTTACAACAACAACCTATGCCAATGTCAAAACTGCTGCTGGAAACACAGTCTGGTCTGCACCTTTTAATACCGCAGGCTCCAACAAAGTGAATCCACTTTCTTCATACACTGGTAAAGATATGAAGCTACTTCGCACTGCAAAAACGCAAAGTGGTACCTGGTATCAATTTAGTATCGACGGGAAAACGATTGGTTGGGTAGAAGATAAAGCAGTAAATATCTTTTATACACCGAGTATGGAACAAAAAATCAGTTTAACACGTTATGTCAATGTCCCATCTGCAAAGGTTTATCTTGTTCCAGTAGCAGATGCTTCATTGGATCGGGGTAACTTATCTGCCTATCTCAACAAACCACTACTCGCTAATATACAGGTCACTCTAAATGGGAAACTATGGTACCGTCTAATGGATGGCACTAAATCAATTGGGTGGGTCCCAGCTAGCAGCGTCACTGCTACAGCATTTGACGCAATTAGCTATGATAAACCGATTGGAACCACTTATGCTTCTATTAAAACAAGTCAAGGAAATAGCAGTTGGACAGCACCTTATAATACGTGGGGTTCTAAATTTATAGCTAATCTCTCTGCCTATGAAGGCAAAAACCTGAAATTATTACGTGAAGCTAAAACCGTTCGTACTACTTGGTACCAATTTAGTATTGACGGAAAAGTTATTGGCTGGCTAGACAGTCGTGCACTCAACATTTTCTATGTTCCTAGTATGGAGAAACCTATTAAATTAACACGTTATGTCAAAGTTCCTACTGCACAAGTATATTTAGTTCCAGTTGTTGACGCATCGATGAAACGTGATACTTTATCGGCTTATCAAAATAAGCCATTGCTCGCCAATATTCAAGTGACAATAAATGGACAGCTTTGGTATCGCTTGATGGATGGTTCTAAATCCATTGGGTGGGTTCCTGCCTCTAATGTAAAGGAATCCCTCTACGATGAAATTGAATACGACAAAGCTATCGGAACAACTTATGCTAATATCAAAATTGCAGCCGCTAATAGCAGTTGGACAAGACCCTATGGGACAGAAGGTTCTAAATTTATAGCTAATCTCTCTGCCTATGAAGGCAAAAACCTGAAATTATTACGTGAAGCTAAAACCGTTCGTACTACCTGGTACCAATTTAGTATTGACGGAAAAGTTATTGGCTGGCTAGACAGTCGTGCACTCAACATTTTCTATGTTCCTAGTATGGAGAAACCTATTAAATTAACACGTTATGTCAAAGTTCCTACTGCACAAGTATATTTAGTTCCAGTTGTTGACGCATCGATGAAACGTGATACTTTATCAGCTTATCAAAATAAGCCATTGCTCGCCAATATTCAAGTGACAATAAATGGACAGCTTTGGTATCGCTTGATGGATGGTTCTAAATCCATTGGGTGGGTTCCTGCCTCTAACGTTCGTAGTTAG
- a CDS encoding ABC-2 transporter permease translates to MWRLVWKDMMVQRGPVIALVAFVIYLASAGMPTFLVFLFGMLMAVTGVVLRAISRDEENETLALLATLPVSRKEIVMARYVGTVFVMLVSILFSYIVMTIAKGGFIPIGSLFNSIGVPVVIILSLAAVLFPIYYWLGYDAMRYVMTGLIFLAAFLALLTALPMTQLFFRWLEGIGFNLILGIAVLISIVLYFVSMRISMRVLDFTDL, encoded by the coding sequence ATGTGGCGGCTGGTTTGGAAAGATATGATGGTTCAGCGTGGCCCTGTGATCGCGCTTGTTGCATTTGTGATTTACTTAGCTAGTGCTGGAATGCCTACTTTTCTAGTTTTTCTTTTTGGAATGTTGATGGCTGTAACAGGAGTCGTTTTACGCGCAATCAGTAGGGATGAGGAAAATGAGACATTGGCACTCTTGGCTACTTTGCCGGTGAGTAGGAAGGAAATTGTCATGGCGCGATATGTAGGCACAGTATTTGTGATGCTTGTCAGTATACTGTTTAGTTACATCGTGATGACGATTGCGAAAGGTGGGTTTATCCCAATCGGGAGCCTTTTTAATAGCATTGGAGTTCCTGTGGTTATTATTCTGAGTTTGGCGGCAGTACTTTTCCCAATTTATTATTGGCTGGGGTATGATGCGATGCGGTATGTGATGACTGGGTTGATATTTTTAGCTGCTTTCCTGGCGTTGCTTACTGCTCTTCCAATGACGCAACTGTTTTTTCGGTGGCTGGAAGGAATCGGATTTAACTTGATTTTAGGCATCGCGGTTTTGATTTCGATCGTACTGTATTTTGTATCCATGCGGATTTCGATGCGCGTGTTAGATTTCACAGATCTATAA
- a CDS encoding diacylglycerol kinase translates to MLKRMLIIYNPVAGQRKFHKLMPVAEQILDEAGFDVTLIPTTEEEKSATAIAKQGVLDGFEIIIAAGGDGTVNDVVNGLMQASKQVVFGVLPVGTTNDFARALGMAKDPIEALQIIAAGEKIKVDVGQANGQYFINNAAGGKITEITYAVKESMKNKIGRLAYLVSGISLLPKLAPKQVRITYDTGVFEGEILLLFGALTNSVGGMEKLCPPAILNDGYMDLLVLKKVSPIKLLKLLASIKSGAHLQSEDVLYVKTKTATIECDTSLNISYDGVYGGETPYKLAVLPEKLTILAEATRIQHRLQK, encoded by the coding sequence ATGTTAAAGCGAATGTTAATCATCTACAATCCTGTTGCTGGCCAGCGCAAGTTTCACAAATTAATGCCAGTGGCAGAGCAAATTTTGGACGAAGCGGGATTTGATGTCACGCTGATTCCGACCACAGAAGAAGAGAAAAGTGCGACCGCAATCGCGAAACAAGGGGTACTCGATGGATTTGAAATTATTATTGCTGCAGGTGGGGATGGCACGGTAAACGATGTTGTCAACGGTTTGATGCAAGCCTCGAAGCAAGTCGTTTTTGGCGTTCTACCGGTTGGAACAACGAACGATTTTGCACGCGCGCTTGGCATGGCAAAAGACCCGATCGAAGCCCTCCAGATTATCGCGGCAGGAGAGAAAATAAAAGTCGACGTTGGGCAGGCGAACGGTCAATATTTCATCAATAATGCCGCTGGAGGGAAAATCACCGAAATCACCTATGCTGTCAAAGAGTCGATGAAAAATAAAATAGGACGGTTGGCATATTTAGTAAGCGGTATTTCCCTGTTGCCCAAATTGGCACCAAAACAAGTCCGGATAACATATGATACTGGTGTTTTCGAAGGCGAAATTTTGTTGTTATTCGGCGCATTAACAAATAGTGTAGGCGGAATGGAAAAACTATGCCCACCAGCAATACTTAACGATGGCTACATGGACTTACTTGTTTTAAAAAAGGTATCACCAATCAAGTTACTGAAATTGCTTGCTTCCATTAAGAGTGGCGCGCATTTGCAAAGTGAAGACGTACTCTACGTTAAAACAAAAACAGCGACAATCGAATGTGATACCAGTTTAAATATTAGTTATGATGGCGTATATGGCGGAGAGACCCCTTATAAATTGGCAGTTTTACCAGAAAAATTAACAATCTTGGCAGAAGCAACCCGAATCCAGCATCGCTTACAGAAATAA
- a CDS encoding aldo/keto reductase, whose product MNINDTVTLANGVEMPQFGFGVWRVNDGEEAVNSVKWAIETGYRSIDTAAAYKNEEGVGRAIKESGVDRDSLFVTTKLWNADQGYESTLKAFDASLEKLGLDYLDLYLIHWPVEGKFVDTWRAMEKLYADKKVRAIGVCNFHEHHLDELLKEAKIVPMVNQVELHPLLSQEPLRKYCAEKNIVVEAWSPLGSGKILDNSVINSIAKIYEKSVAQVILRWDLQHGIVTIPKSVHQNRIIENANIFDFELKDSEMALIDSLNKDERTGPDPDNFNF is encoded by the coding sequence ATGAACATTAATGATACGGTGACACTTGCAAACGGCGTTGAGATGCCACAATTTGGCTTTGGCGTTTGGCGTGTGAATGATGGAGAAGAAGCAGTGAATTCCGTGAAATGGGCAATTGAAACGGGATACAGAAGCATTGATACAGCAGCTGCTTATAAAAATGAAGAAGGTGTTGGACGGGCGATCAAGGAATCAGGTGTGGATCGTGATAGCCTTTTTGTGACGACGAAGTTATGGAACGCAGATCAAGGTTATGAGTCGACATTGAAAGCTTTTGACGCTAGTTTAGAGAAATTGGGATTAGATTATCTAGATTTATACTTAATTCATTGGCCAGTGGAAGGCAAGTTTGTAGATACATGGCGTGCCATGGAAAAGCTATATGCTGATAAAAAAGTACGCGCGATTGGCGTTTGTAACTTCCATGAGCATCATCTAGATGAGCTGTTAAAAGAAGCTAAAATTGTGCCGATGGTGAATCAGGTTGAGTTACATCCACTTCTTTCACAAGAACCATTGCGTAAATATTGTGCGGAGAAAAATATCGTCGTTGAAGCCTGGAGCCCGCTTGGTAGTGGTAAAATCCTGGATAACAGCGTCATTAATTCCATCGCGAAAATTTATGAAAAATCAGTAGCACAGGTTATTTTACGTTGGGACTTACAACATGGCATTGTAACGATTCCAAAATCGGTTCACCAAAATCGTATTATCGAAAACGCAAATATTTTTGATTTCGAGTTGAAAGATTCGGAAATGGCGTTGATTGATAGTTTGAATAAGGATGAACGTACGGGTCCTGATCCAGATAATTTTAATTTTTAA